In Streptomyces sp. NBC_00704, a genomic segment contains:
- a CDS encoding SDR family oxidoreductase: MSSATGSRIVVTGATGNVGTSVVRRLAEDPDVASVHGLARRIPDRPPSGSEWTAVDLASQRQDLAAVFRGADAVVHLAWAFQPTHDPATTWRTNVLGSLRVFDAVAAARVPVLVHASSVGAYSPGPKDRPVDESWPTHGWPDAAYCREKAYLERVLDAFERDRPQTRVVRMRPAFLFKRESASEQRRIFGGRFLPGPLARPELLPFLPDVAGLRMQALHTDDAAEAFRLALRTEVRGAFNLAAEPAVDVRLLGEMFGARPVRLPRTAARTALAAAWNLRLVPASPHLFDAVLRLPLMDCTRARVELGWRPEHTAPEVLEEFLLGLREGAGAPTAPLHGRKAS; this comes from the coding sequence GTGAGCAGCGCAACGGGCAGCAGGATCGTGGTCACGGGCGCCACCGGCAACGTCGGCACGAGTGTGGTGCGGCGTCTGGCGGAGGATCCGGACGTCGCCTCCGTCCACGGGCTGGCGCGGCGGATCCCGGACCGGCCGCCGTCCGGATCCGAGTGGACGGCCGTCGACCTGGCCTCGCAGCGGCAGGATCTCGCGGCGGTGTTCCGGGGCGCCGACGCCGTGGTGCATCTGGCGTGGGCGTTCCAGCCCACGCACGACCCGGCGACGACCTGGCGCACGAACGTCCTCGGCAGCCTGCGCGTCTTCGACGCGGTGGCCGCCGCACGGGTGCCCGTCCTGGTCCACGCGTCGTCGGTGGGCGCCTACTCGCCGGGCCCGAAGGACCGGCCGGTGGACGAGTCCTGGCCCACGCACGGCTGGCCGGACGCCGCGTACTGCCGGGAGAAGGCCTATCTGGAACGCGTGCTGGACGCCTTCGAGCGCGACCGGCCGCAGACGCGCGTGGTGCGGATGCGGCCGGCGTTCCTGTTCAAGCGGGAGTCGGCGAGCGAACAGCGGCGCATCTTCGGCGGCAGGTTCCTGCCCGGCCCGCTCGCCCGGCCCGAACTGCTGCCCTTCCTGCCGGACGTCGCCGGTCTGCGCATGCAGGCGCTGCACACCGACGACGCCGCCGAGGCCTTCCGCCTGGCCCTGCGCACCGAGGTGCGCGGAGCGTTCAACCTGGCCGCGGAGCCGGCCGTGGACGTGCGGCTGCTCGGTGAGATGTTCGGCGCCCGGCCGGTGCGGCTGCCCCGCACGGCGGCGCGCACGGCGCTCGCCGCGGCCTGGAACCTGCGCCTCGTGCCCGCCTCGCCCCACCTCTTCGACGCCGTCCTGCGGCTGCCCCTGATGGACTGCACCCGGGCCCGCGTGGAACTCGGCTGGCGCCCCGAGCACACGGCCCCCGAGGTGCTGGAGGAGTTCCTCCTCGGGCTGCGCGAGGGAGCGGGCGCGCCCACGGCCCCCCTCCACGGCCGCAAGGCGAGCTGA
- a CDS encoding SDR family NAD(P)-dependent oxidoreductase — MSTAQHKIGSGFDAHSTADDVLAGIDLGGQLAIVTGGYSGLGLETTRSLTRAGAHVVVPARRPDAAREAAAGLDRVEVDELDLADLDSVRGFADRFLASGRTVDLFIGNAGVMACPETRVGPGWEAQFATNHLGHYALVNRLWPAIEPGGARVVSVSSRGHHFSGMRWDDVHWQRGYDKWEAYGQAKTANALFALHLDRLGRDRGVRAFSLHPGGIITPLQRHLPKEEMVERGWIDEDGNVISQPGFKSPEQGAATQVWAATSPQLAGMGGLYLEDCDVAEPAVDGDVRSGVRDWATDPGQAARLWELSAELTGVNAFPAQPSRA, encoded by the coding sequence ATGAGCACTGCACAGCACAAGATCGGTTCCGGATTCGACGCCCACAGCACCGCCGACGACGTCCTCGCCGGCATCGACCTCGGCGGACAGCTCGCGATCGTCACCGGCGGCTACTCCGGGCTCGGGCTGGAGACCACCCGCTCGCTGACCAGGGCCGGCGCGCACGTCGTCGTCCCCGCCCGCCGCCCGGACGCCGCGCGCGAGGCCGCCGCGGGACTCGACCGCGTCGAGGTGGACGAGCTGGACCTCGCCGACCTGGACAGCGTGCGCGGCTTCGCCGACCGCTTCCTCGCCTCCGGCCGCACCGTCGACCTGTTCATCGGCAACGCCGGCGTCATGGCCTGCCCCGAGACCCGCGTCGGCCCCGGCTGGGAGGCCCAGTTCGCCACCAACCACCTCGGCCACTACGCCCTCGTCAACCGGCTGTGGCCGGCGATCGAGCCCGGCGGGGCGCGCGTGGTCTCGGTGTCCTCACGCGGCCACCACTTCTCCGGCATGCGCTGGGACGACGTCCACTGGCAGCGCGGCTACGACAAGTGGGAGGCGTACGGCCAGGCCAAGACCGCCAACGCGCTCTTCGCCCTCCACCTCGACCGGCTCGGCCGGGACCGCGGCGTGCGGGCCTTCTCGCTGCACCCCGGCGGGATCATCACGCCGCTCCAGCGCCACCTGCCCAAGGAGGAGATGGTGGAGCGCGGCTGGATCGACGAGGACGGCAACGTGATCAGCCAGCCCGGATTCAAGAGCCCCGAGCAGGGCGCGGCCACCCAGGTCTGGGCGGCGACCTCGCCGCAGCTCGCGGGCATGGGCGGCCTCTACCTGGAGGACTGCGACGTCGCCGAGCCCGCCGTCGACGGAGACGTCCGCTCGGGCGTCAGGGACTGGGCGACGGACCCCGGGCAGGCCGCGCGGCTGTGGGAGCTGTCCGCCGAACTGACGGGCGTGAACGCCTTCCCCGCCCAGCCCTCCCGGGCATAG
- a CDS encoding HAD family hydrolase, with translation MTRAAVFDVDGTLVDTNHLHVVTWWEAFRQAGHRVPMHAVHRAVGLGSDDLVAHLLGDDRDKDEDAALSDAHTVLYAQYFDRLPALRDAGSLLRRLHEDGWTVVLATSASGPELSALRAAIDADDVIAATAGADDVEEGKPAPEPVRHALELVGAPAERAVFVGDTVWDMRAGRRAGVRCVGLLSGGIPRTDLVEAGAEAVYDDPADLLASLSSSPLA, from the coding sequence ATGACACGCGCCGCCGTGTTCGACGTCGACGGCACCCTCGTCGACACCAACCACCTGCATGTCGTCACCTGGTGGGAGGCCTTCCGGCAGGCGGGCCACCGGGTGCCGATGCACGCCGTGCACCGGGCCGTCGGGCTCGGGTCCGACGACCTGGTCGCGCACCTGCTCGGCGACGACCGGGACAAGGACGAGGACGCCGCGCTCAGCGACGCCCACACGGTCCTCTACGCGCAGTACTTCGACCGGCTGCCCGCCCTGCGGGACGCCGGGTCGCTGCTGCGCCGGCTGCACGAGGACGGCTGGACGGTCGTGCTCGCCACCTCCGCGAGCGGGCCCGAGCTGTCGGCCCTGCGCGCCGCCATCGACGCCGACGACGTCATCGCCGCGACGGCCGGCGCGGACGACGTGGAGGAGGGCAAGCCCGCGCCGGAACCGGTGCGGCACGCGCTGGAGCTGGTCGGCGCCCCTGCCGAGCGGGCCGTGTTCGTCGGCGACACCGTGTGGGACATGCGGGCCGGCCGCCGGGCCGGGGTGCGCTGCGTGGGGCTGCTCAGCGGGGGCATCCCGCGGACCGACCTGGTGGAGGCGGGCGCGGAGGCGGTCTACGACGACCCGGCCGACCTCCTGGCCTCCCTGTCGTCGAGCCCGCTGGCGTGA
- a CDS encoding PHP domain-containing protein translates to MDPVEALDRIAFLLERSLAPTYRVRAFRTAARVLAELPPAEVEQRAAAGTLESLKGVGPKTAQAAREALAGRTPSYLEKLREEAGGPLTDGAGSRLRALLRGDCHLHSDWSDGGSPIEEMGRAAAALGHEWAVLTDHSPRLTVASGLSPERLRRQLDVVEELNAGWAPFRLLTGIECDILDDGSLDQEPELLERLDVVVVSVHSKLRMESRAMTRRMVNAVRDPHADVLGHCTGRLVTGRGRPESEFDADEVFAACAASGTAVEINSRPERLDPPRRLLRRAVEAGTLFSIDTDAHAPGQLDWQILGCARAEECEVPEERIVNAWPADDLLAWTREGRTPAGVTGP, encoded by the coding sequence ATGGATCCCGTCGAGGCGCTGGACCGGATCGCCTTCCTGCTGGAACGGTCCCTGGCCCCGACCTACCGCGTACGGGCCTTCCGGACCGCGGCGCGGGTGCTCGCCGAGCTGCCCCCGGCGGAGGTCGAGCAGCGGGCGGCGGCCGGGACGCTGGAGTCGCTGAAGGGCGTGGGCCCCAAGACGGCGCAGGCGGCACGCGAGGCGCTGGCCGGCCGGACACCGTCCTACCTGGAGAAACTGCGGGAGGAGGCGGGCGGTCCGCTGACCGACGGCGCGGGCTCGCGGCTGCGGGCCCTGCTGCGCGGCGACTGCCATCTGCACTCCGACTGGTCCGACGGCGGGAGTCCCATCGAGGAGATGGGGCGCGCGGCCGCGGCGCTCGGCCACGAGTGGGCCGTGCTCACCGATCACTCGCCGCGCCTGACGGTGGCGAGCGGGCTGTCCCCCGAGCGGCTGCGCCGCCAGCTGGACGTGGTCGAGGAGCTGAACGCCGGCTGGGCGCCCTTCCGGCTGCTGACCGGCATCGAGTGCGACATCCTCGACGACGGGTCGCTGGACCAGGAGCCCGAGCTGCTGGAACGGCTCGACGTGGTCGTGGTGTCCGTGCACTCCAAGCTGCGGATGGAGTCGCGGGCGATGACGCGGCGCATGGTGAACGCCGTGCGCGACCCGCACGCCGACGTCCTCGGCCACTGCACCGGCCGGCTGGTGACCGGACGCGGACGGCCCGAGTCGGAGTTCGACGCGGACGAGGTGTTCGCGGCGTGCGCCGCGTCGGGCACCGCCGTGGAGATCAACAGCCGGCCCGAGCGGCTCGACCCGCCGCGCCGGCTGCTGCGCCGGGCCGTCGAGGCGGGCACGCTCTTCTCCATCGACACGGACGCCCACGCGCCCGGCCAGCTGGACTGGCAGATCCTGGGCTGTGCGCGGGCCGAGGAGTGCGAGGTGCCCGAGGAGCGGATCGTGAACGCCTGGCCGGCGGACGACCTGCTGGCCTGGACGCGGGAGGGCCGGACGCCGGCGGGCGTGACCGGCCCGTGA
- a CDS encoding VanZ family protein, producing MARAALRPLAAFRLRTAKPAAGGSGPGRADTAGRAPTGRGAWRARKAARAEKAGEREPARTGHRPLPFPLRLLAMLVAFAFMVAFAVVLARITLEPSPASTALVHSNLRPGDSLRAYLDQPALRDAVKQIGGNVLLGVPFGVLVPVVAPRARGLVRVLLLTAAVMLLVEFAQGALVTGRAFDIDDVILNTTGALIGYLLLGRRVSRAVHARRQRA from the coding sequence ATGGCCCGTGCAGCGCTACGTCCGCTCGCCGCGTTCCGTCTGCGCACCGCCAAGCCCGCCGCGGGCGGGTCCGGGCCCGGCAGGGCCGACACGGCCGGGCGGGCGCCCACGGGCCGCGGGGCCTGGCGGGCGCGGAAGGCCGCGCGGGCCGAGAAGGCCGGGGAACGGGAGCCCGCGCGCACCGGGCACCGGCCCCTGCCGTTCCCGCTCCGGCTGCTCGCGATGCTGGTGGCCTTCGCCTTCATGGTGGCGTTCGCCGTCGTCCTCGCCCGGATCACCCTGGAGCCCTCGCCCGCGTCGACGGCGCTGGTGCACTCCAACCTGCGTCCCGGCGACTCGCTGCGGGCCTATCTGGACCAGCCGGCGCTGCGCGACGCGGTGAAGCAGATCGGCGGGAACGTGCTGCTCGGCGTGCCTTTCGGGGTGCTGGTGCCGGTCGTCGCGCCCCGGGCGCGCGGGCTGGTGCGCGTGCTGCTGCTGACCGCCGCCGTCATGCTGCTCGTCGAGTTCGCCCAGGGCGCGCTGGTGACCGGCCGCGCCTTCGACATCGACGACGTCATCCTCAACACCACGGGCGCGCTGATCGGCTACCTGCTCCTGGGGCGCCGGGTGAGCCGCGCGGTGCACGCGCGCAGGCAGCGCGCCTGA
- a CDS encoding DUF4230 domain-containing protein gives MTTSIEPTRETEPTRRPRGRMPGWAKALTAVVVVLVVMFAGIRLSLLPGLRDFFGTETHDRSGPTLLQSIQDMSRYNAASGNFQVVVDLEKDAKYLPDAIRGTRTLYVGAGTVDAYVDLGKVGDKDVTVDGDRTSATLRLPHARLGKPALDPDRSYAVSKQRGLLDRLGDLFSDNPGGEQAVQKLAVRHIGDAAKDSELTARAESNTTGMLQGLLRSLGFKEVKVSYGS, from the coding sequence ATGACGACTTCGATCGAGCCCACCAGGGAGACCGAGCCCACCCGGCGTCCGCGCGGCCGTATGCCCGGCTGGGCCAAGGCGCTCACCGCCGTCGTGGTCGTGCTCGTCGTGATGTTCGCGGGGATCCGGCTGAGCCTGCTGCCGGGGCTGCGCGACTTCTTCGGCACCGAGACCCACGACCGCTCGGGCCCCACCCTGCTCCAGTCCATCCAGGACATGAGCCGCTACAACGCCGCGTCCGGCAACTTCCAGGTCGTCGTGGACCTGGAGAAGGACGCCAAGTACCTGCCCGACGCGATCCGCGGCACCCGCACCCTGTACGTCGGGGCGGGCACCGTCGACGCCTACGTCGACCTCGGGAAGGTCGGCGACAAGGACGTGACGGTCGACGGCGACCGCACCTCCGCCACCCTCCGGCTGCCGCACGCCCGGCTAGGCAAGCCGGCCCTCGACCCCGACCGCTCCTACGCCGTGTCCAAGCAGCGCGGTCTGCTCGACCGCCTCGGAGACCTCTTCTCCGACAACCCGGGCGGCGAGCAGGCCGTGCAGAAACTGGCGGTCAGGCACATCGGGGACGCGGCGAAGGACAGCGAGCTGACCGCGCGCGCCGAGTCGAACACCACCGGCATGCTCCAGGGGCTGCTGCGCTCCCTCGGCTTCAAGGAGGTGAAGGTGTCCTACGGCTCCTGA
- a CDS encoding ribose-phosphate diphosphokinase: protein MRDISVFSGSAHPELAAEVCAHLGVPLSPTRLSRFANDCLEVQLQANCRERDVFLVQPLVRPVQEHLVELLLMCDAARGASAGRITVVMPHYSYARSDKKDAPRISLGGRLVADLMAAAGVHRVLTMTLHSPQVHGFFSMPVDHLHAHRELAAHFRRYDLSRTTVVSPDLGNAKEAAAFARMIGAQVAAGAKQRYADDRVSISAVIGEIAGRDVIVLDDEIAKGSTVLELLDRLRESEPRSIRVACTHGLFAGGALKRLSEQPDVLEIVCTNTVPVPVEEHTDKLRILSIAPALAEAVRRIHNGESVSALFDAARGQ, encoded by the coding sequence GTGCGAGACATCTCCGTGTTCAGCGGCAGCGCCCACCCCGAACTGGCGGCCGAGGTCTGCGCCCACCTGGGCGTGCCCCTGAGCCCCACCCGCCTCAGCAGGTTCGCCAACGACTGCCTGGAGGTCCAGCTCCAGGCCAACTGCCGGGAACGGGACGTCTTCCTCGTGCAGCCCCTGGTCCGGCCCGTTCAGGAGCACCTCGTGGAGCTGCTGCTGATGTGCGACGCGGCCCGCGGGGCGTCGGCCGGCCGGATCACCGTCGTCATGCCGCACTATTCCTACGCGCGCTCCGACAAGAAGGACGCCCCCCGCATCTCGCTGGGCGGACGGCTGGTCGCCGACCTGATGGCGGCGGCGGGCGTCCATCGCGTCCTCACCATGACGCTGCACTCGCCGCAGGTGCACGGCTTCTTCTCGATGCCGGTGGACCATCTGCACGCCCACCGGGAGCTGGCCGCGCACTTCCGCCGCTACGACCTCTCCCGCACCACCGTCGTCTCACCCGACCTGGGCAACGCCAAGGAGGCCGCCGCCTTCGCCCGGATGATCGGCGCCCAGGTGGCGGCGGGCGCCAAACAGCGCTACGCCGACGACCGGGTCAGCATCAGCGCCGTGATCGGCGAGATCGCCGGGCGGGACGTCATCGTCCTGGACGACGAGATCGCCAAGGGCAGCACGGTCCTGGAGCTGCTGGACCGGCTGAGGGAGTCCGAGCCCCGCTCGATACGGGTGGCGTGCACGCACGGGCTGTTCGCCGGCGGTGCGCTCAAGCGGCTCAGCGAGCAGCCGGACGTGCTGGAGATCGTGTGCACCAACACCGTGCCGGTCCCCGTCGAGGAGCACACGGACAAGCTGCGGATCCTGTCCATCGCCCCCGCTCTGGCGGAGGCGGTGCGCCGCATCCACAACGGCGAGTCCGTCAGCGCCCTGTTCGACGCGGCGCGCGGTCAGTAG
- a CDS encoding anti-sigma factor antagonist (This anti-anti-sigma factor, or anti-sigma factor antagonist, belongs to a family that includes characterized members SpoIIAA, RsbV, RsfA, and RsfB.), with protein MQLEPAAESPHLRIRRDRGYTVLEFRGEIDLVAATEIGPLLDEATAGPAPRIVLDLTRIEFFDCSGLRLLYRARGRVLDHDGRLHLVCAHPLTLRILRATGLSRLLPPATTLDAALERPGAASGTL; from the coding sequence GTGCAGCTGGAACCCGCGGCGGAGTCCCCGCATCTGCGCATCCGCAGGGACCGGGGATACACGGTGCTGGAGTTCCGCGGCGAGATCGACCTCGTCGCGGCGACGGAGATCGGCCCGCTGCTCGACGAGGCCACCGCCGGCCCCGCGCCGCGGATCGTCCTCGACCTCACCCGGATCGAGTTCTTCGACTGCTCCGGGCTGCGCCTGCTGTACCGGGCGCGCGGCCGGGTCCTCGACCACGACGGCCGTCTGCACCTCGTCTGCGCGCACCCGCTCACGCTGCGGATCCTGCGGGCCACCGGGCTGTCCCGGCTGCTGCCGCCCGCGACGACGCTCGACGCGGCCCTGGAGCGGCCGGGCGCCGCCTCGGGCACGTTATGA
- a CDS encoding MarR family winged helix-turn-helix transcriptional regulator, with the protein MVGPRTPQAAAPPSAPHRTPPSLLYMVKQVELVVRSHLDELVRPSGITALQYTALTVLERHDGLSAAQLARDSFVTAQSIADLVRSLEGRGLVRRERNPGNRRELLILLTEEGRALLERHAGPVRELEERMVRDLTGRQAEQLRAALSKAWHALS; encoded by the coding sequence ATGGTCGGACCCCGGACACCACAGGCGGCGGCGCCCCCTTCCGCGCCGCACAGGACACCCCCGTCCCTGCTCTACATGGTCAAGCAGGTGGAGCTGGTCGTCCGGTCCCACCTGGACGAACTGGTCAGGCCGTCCGGGATCACGGCGTTGCAGTACACGGCGCTCACCGTGCTGGAACGGCACGACGGGCTGTCCGCCGCCCAGCTCGCCCGGGACTCCTTCGTCACCGCCCAGTCCATCGCCGATCTGGTGCGCTCCCTGGAGGGGCGCGGCCTGGTCCGCCGCGAGCGCAATCCGGGCAACCGACGCGAACTGCTGATCCTGCTCACCGAGGAGGGGCGCGCCCTGCTGGAGCGGCACGCCGGCCCGGTGCGGGAGCTGGAGGAGCGGATGGTCCGGGATCTCACGGGCCGCCAGGCGGAGCAGTTGCGCGCGGCTCTCTCCAAGGCGTGGCACGCCCTGTCGTAA